The Salicibibacter halophilus DNA window ACAACGATGGTAAACATCGAGTTGGGCAGCAATAACAGCACCGGTCATCATCATGGCGAAAAACGTTTGAAACTGAACGTCAAGGGTCACTTGAACAACTTCCCTATAAAGCCTTTCGGTTTCCCTTGGCTTTGTTCATCGACATAGATCAGATCATCGATTTTTCCCTCGATCGACACAAGCCCTTCTCCCACGTTCAAGTTTTTCATATATAAATCATTTCCCCGCACCGATAAATATCCCA harbors:
- the yabP gene encoding sporulation protein YabP, yielding MSEYVPYQRFKSAEPEHDIVIKGRKTLEISGVKEVESFDSREFLLETVMGYLSVRGNDLYMKNLNVGEGLVSIEGKIDDLIYVDEQSQGKPKGFIGKLFK